The Vibrio sp. STUT-A11 region AGGCCAGCGCTTAGAGACAGTTCGCCATCATCGCGAGACTCACTCTGATCGACGCTTGCACCTTTACCACTGTTTTCTGTTTTCACCCAGTCATAACGGGCACCAACATTACCAATCCATTGTTCGTGGAACTTAAGTTGGTATTGTGAGTAGACACTTGCCTGAGATTTCTCGATCTCACGCTTGATGTTGTCCGCAGAGTCTAGTGGTGTGTAGTTGCCATACACTGGGTTAAATGGGTTAATCGTACCGAAGGCGTAATTGTCTTGTTCATCACCCTTTGTCTTGTGATATTGCAGATCAACACCAACCAGCACCGTGTGCTCGGCATTGTCCGTCGCCCAGTTGCCAACGGCATTGTTGTCGAAGGTGAAACTTTGGTTTTTACCATCACGGAACACTACACCCTGAGTTAACTCTTCTGTCGCGGCGTCGCTGTTAGGGAAAACGTAAGAGCTTCTTAGGTAAAGCTCGTTCGAGCCGTAGTTAGCGTTCTGCGAGAATGTCCAAGTATCGTTGATATCATGCTCAAGCATGTAACCTAGAGAGAATTGGGTACGCTCATACTTATCGTAATCTGGTTGACCCAAGTTGGTTGATGGGTCGACTTTGCCGTAATCCGAGCTAAGAAGCGTACCTGCCGCCGGGAAGAACGGGTTAGTAGGCACACCATCATCTTTTAGATAGGTTGCCATCAGAGTCAACATAGTACGATCTGAAACATCGATTTCCAGACTCGGTGCGATGTAGAAACGTTCATTTTCTGTATCGTCCAGTTCACCATCCTGACTGCTCATTAAACCAACCAGACGGTAACGCATGGTACCGGAATCATTCGCTTCGTCGGCGATATCAAAGCCAACCGATTGATGATTATTGTTGCCAACTTCAACTTTCACTTCGCCTTGTGGTGTGAAGGTCGGTTTTTTCTGCACGGCGTTTACTACGCCACCCGGTGCCGATTCACCGAATAAAATCGCTGATGGGCCTTTTACGACTTCAACACTTTCCAGACCATATGGTTCAACGAGCCAAGTGTAGTAGCCGTCGCGAAACAAGCGGTTACCGTTGAGGTAAGTCGCTGCATCGAAACCACGTACTTTAAACCAATCCGTGTCGTTATCAGAGCCGTAAGGTTGAGACGTGACACCAGATGTATAACGTAATGCTTCATCTAATTTTTTCGGTGCGCGGACGCGCAATTCATCTTCAGAGACAATGGAAACACTGCGTGGTGTTTCTTTAGCTGGCGTTTCGACTTTAAGTGCTTGTGCGGTGACTGTGATGGTTTCCATCTCAGTTGAATCATCTTGTGCGTGTGCCATAAACGATACCACTGCAGCTGGCGCGATAGCACAAACCAACGCTTTACGAACAGCGATGGCGAGGTAGTTATGATTTGTCATTAATACATTCCCGACAATTATCTAAAATAAAAAACTAAATTGTAATTATTATCATTTGATATATTGTTTAGGTATTTTACTGACTTTTGCATCAAAAGATAGTAAAACGTCAGCAAATTTGATCGATGTACCAAAGTAGTTGTTATGTTTAATTGGTTTGAAAAATTAACCCAACCGTTCCCCTTGCATGAAACCGAAAAGCCACCCAAGACATTGTTTGGCTTTTGTCGTTTTTATACTCGTGGTTTTGAAGTGCCGCTTATTATCATGGCGGTGTTTAGTGCGCTGATTGCGATCACCGAAGTCACCCTATTGCGCTATATGGGTGAGCTTGTCGACATACTATCTAATCAAGAACGAGCCACTTTCTGGCAAGATCAGGGCGATCAAATGCTGATGATGCTGTTTCTAGTTGTCGTCGTCATGCCCGCATTAGGTTTTGTGCATTCGATGGTGATGCACCAAACATTGCTGGGTAATTACCCAATGTCGATTCGCTGGCTGATTCATCGTTACTTACTCAAGCAAGCGGTTGGTTTCTTCCAGAGAGATTTCGCTGGCCGCGTTGCAACAAAAGTGATGCAAAGTGCCTTGGCGGTGCGAGAAACCGTGATGAAGCTGCTGGATGTATTGGTTTACATCAGTGTCTATTTTTTGTCGATGATATGGATGATGGGTGAGGCCGATGGTTTGCTCATGCTACCTATCATTGTCTGGCTTGCGCTGTATGTCGTCATTCAGCTCTACTTTATTCCGAAAATGAAACGAGTCGCGACCGATCAGGCGGATGCTCGCTCTGTGATGACAGGCCGTATTGTTGACTCTTACACCAACATCTCGACGGTTAAGCTGTTTGCGCATTCTCAGCGTGAGCTCGAGTATGCAGAAAGCAGCATGAAGCAGTTTTTGGTGACGGTATACCGTCAGATGCGCATGGTGACTTGCTTGCTGTTGAGTGTCGATGCAATCAACTACTTGTTGCTTCTGTCTATTGGTGTGATTTCCGTTTACCTGTGGCTGGACGCGGCGGTTACGATTGGTGCGATTGCAATCGGGATTAGTATTGCACTGCGCGTACAAGGCATGTCGAAATGGATCATGTGGGAAGTTAGTTCGCTATTTGAGAACATTGGTACCGTTGTTGATGGTATCAGCACGATTTCTAATGACGTTGAAGTAAAAGATGTACCGAATGCGAAACCGTTGCAAATTCAACAAGGTGAAATTTGTTTCGATACGGTAGGGTTCAATTACAGCGAAGAAAAAGCGGTATTTGAAAACCTTAACCTGACGATTAAAGCGGGTGAGAAAGTCGGTATCGTTGGTCGATCAGGTGCGGGCAAATCAACGTTGGTTAACTTGTTATTGCGTTTTTACGATGTGAATTCCGGTAAAATTTGTATCGACGGACAGGATATTTCACAAGTAGAGCAAGAATCTTTGCGTCAGCATATCGGAATGATTACGCAGGATACTTCTTTGTTGCACCGCTCGATCAGAGAAAACATTCTGTATGGTGATCCAGACGCCTCTACGGAGTCAGTGATTGCCGCCGCTGAGAAAGCGCATGCACACGAATTTATCCAGACTCTGAAAGATGAGCAAGGTAATGTTGGCTACGATGTTGAAGTCGGTGAGCGTGGCGTTAAACTCTCTGGCGGTCAGCGTCAACGTGTTGCTATCGCGCGTGTTCTGCTGAAAAATGCACCGATTCTAATTATGGATGAAGCAACATCGGCACTGGATTCGGAAGTGGAGTCTGCGATTCAAGAGAACCTTGAAGTATTGATGGAAGGAAAGACCGTGATTGCGATTGCTCACCGTTTATCGACCATCGCGGCGATGGATCGTTTAATTGTGATGGATAATGGCGAAGTTATCGAACAAGGCTCTCATCAGGAGCTTCTAAAGCTTAACGGAGTTTATGCTCAGTTATGGAAACATCAGACAGGCGGTTTCTTGACAGAATAGTATTGGGTGGTACAGGAATCACCTCAATCTAATGATTTTACAAGGGAAGCGCGGGCTTCCCTTTCTTATGCCGAAATATTTGTTGTCTGTTTACCACATCAGATCATCAGGAACGACGAACTCTGCGTATGGGTCATCTTCTGCAGGAATGTCGGCTTCAGGTTCTTTCTGATCGATGATCACAGATTCGTCACGCTGGGCGATTTTGTTTGCTACGCCACGTGGGATAACCAGATAGCTCTCGCCTACGATTGCGATCGCCAGAATACCTTTGATCAACTGTTCACGAACGAGTGAATCAACGTACAGTGATTTCACCAACGTTCCGTCGGTGAAGTTGTATTTGATATCGCCATCTTTCAAATCAATCTTGTTCATTTCGATCAGTTGATTGATTTGCGCTTTGATCTCTTTACTCAGACGCTCAGCATTTTGTTGTTCGCTCAACGCTTTATCTCGTTCTAACTGCTGGCGTTTGCTTTCTTCAACCGCCGCTTTGACTTCACGAGCCTGAACGCGGGATTTTTTAGAGCCTTTTTTGGCTTTCTTGAGTTTTTTCTCGTTAACCAAGCCAGCTTTTAACATTTGTTCTTGAAGGGTTAGTTTTGCCATGTTTAATCCAGTTAATACGCAATTTTTGCTATTTTAACCAGTCCTGATCCGCAAGGAAAGGGTGAGGAGGGGAAGAGGGGTGAATATCCTAACAAAATGCCGGCTCTTGAGGTAAAAGCCGGCATATTCATGCGTCCTGTCATTCTGAACCGCGAGGTACGAGCGAGATTCAGAATCTACTTTCCGTGTGCTTTGTTGCCAGGGTAATTCCTAGACCGTTTCAGCATGTTGATATTAGATTCCTAGTCTCGCTATGGCTCGCTGGAATGACTGCGATTAAGTTAAAGCCGATCAGTTTCAATCTATAACGTTCTAAAGCGATTAACATTAGTCTTTATGTCACTACTTAGCGTTCCACTGTTTAGACGTAACCAGGTTATCCATCACTTTGTTAACCGCACGATGAGCTTTAGTCACGATAGTGTCGACATCGTTGCGGCTGGTGATGAGCGCTGGCGCGAAGCCCAGGATGTCACCATGGGGCATAGCCCGTGCAATCAGGCCAACTTCCAGACAGGCAGCGGAGACTTGTGGGCCCACTTTTAAATTAGGATCAAAGTGCGCGCGACGCAGTTTGTCTGGTGAAAACTCCAGTGCATGCAGTAAACCAATACCACGAGAATCCCCGACGAGCGGATGATCGTTGAAGGTTTCACTCATACGTTGCTGCAAGTAAGCCCCCACGTTTGCTGCGTTTTGCACCAAGCCTTCTCGCTCAATGATATCTAAGTTGCAGTTCGCCGCCGCCGCCCCCATTGGATGCCCTGA contains the following coding sequences:
- a CDS encoding DUF2058 domain-containing protein, producing MAKLTLQEQMLKAGLVNEKKLKKAKKGSKKSRVQAREVKAAVEESKRQQLERDKALSEQQNAERLSKEIKAQINQLIEMNKIDLKDGDIKYNFTDGTLVKSLYVDSLVREQLIKGILAIAIVGESYLVIPRGVANKIAQRDESVIIDQKEPEADIPAEDDPYAEFVVPDDLMW
- a CDS encoding ABC transporter ATP-binding protein, which translates into the protein MFNWFEKLTQPFPLHETEKPPKTLFGFCRFYTRGFEVPLIIMAVFSALIAITEVTLLRYMGELVDILSNQERATFWQDQGDQMLMMLFLVVVVMPALGFVHSMVMHQTLLGNYPMSIRWLIHRYLLKQAVGFFQRDFAGRVATKVMQSALAVRETVMKLLDVLVYISVYFLSMIWMMGEADGLLMLPIIVWLALYVVIQLYFIPKMKRVATDQADARSVMTGRIVDSYTNISTVKLFAHSQRELEYAESSMKQFLVTVYRQMRMVTCLLLSVDAINYLLLLSIGVISVYLWLDAAVTIGAIAIGISIALRVQGMSKWIMWEVSSLFENIGTVVDGISTISNDVEVKDVPNAKPLQIQQGEICFDTVGFNYSEEKAVFENLNLTIKAGEKVGIVGRSGAGKSTLVNLLLRFYDVNSGKICIDGQDISQVEQESLRQHIGMITQDTSLLHRSIRENILYGDPDASTESVIAAAEKAHAHEFIQTLKDEQGNVGYDVEVGERGVKLSGGQRQRVAIARVLLKNAPILIMDEATSALDSEVESAIQENLEVLMEGKTVIAIAHRLSTIAAMDRLIVMDNGEVIEQGSHQELLKLNGVYAQLWKHQTGGFLTE
- a CDS encoding TonB-dependent siderophore receptor; amino-acid sequence: MTNHNYLAIAVRKALVCAIAPAAVVSFMAHAQDDSTEMETITVTAQALKVETPAKETPRSVSIVSEDELRVRAPKKLDEALRYTSGVTSQPYGSDNDTDWFKVRGFDAATYLNGNRLFRDGYYTWLVEPYGLESVEVVKGPSAILFGESAPGGVVNAVQKKPTFTPQGEVKVEVGNNNHQSVGFDIADEANDSGTMRYRLVGLMSSQDGELDDTENERFYIAPSLEIDVSDRTMLTLMATYLKDDGVPTNPFFPAAGTLLSSDYGKVDPSTNLGQPDYDKYERTQFSLGYMLEHDINDTWTFSQNANYGSNELYLRSSYVFPNSDAATEELTQGVVFRDGKNQSFTFDNNAVGNWATDNAEHTVLVGVDLQYHKTKGDEQDNYAFGTINPFNPVYGNYTPLDSADNIKREIEKSQASVYSQYQLKFHEQWIGNVGARYDWVKTENSGKGASVDQSESRDDGELSLSAGLMYLADNGLSPYANYSQSFEVISTIDTATNKLYKPLEGEQVEVGVKYEPSFMDGFVNIAWFDITQKNALVTNPSTWVATQTGEVTSTGVEVEGAAQLTDDVKLLASYTYTKAETDETYGKGTQQAGLIPKHQASAWVDYSAYRLIPGLNVGTGVRYVGESKDNPASSDLTVPSVTLWDASVSYDITSQWQAQLNVNNILDKEFISGCDYYCYFGQSRSVMLNANYRW